The genomic DNA AAAGGCGCCACTTCTAATGTAAAATGGCAAAAACAGCCAGCCTAGTAATAATACAATCCAAGCATGAAGTTCGTAATGTGCCATAGGTGTTCCAGATTCAAAACCTGTTCCAGCTAGACCTACAACATGCTCAGATCCAATATTAGAAGCAAAAATAGAAGCTCCAATAACGAACCATCCTACATTTCGTCCTGCCAAAAAATAATCCTCGGTATTCTTGTTTTTTTGTAGCACGACCCATACGGCTACTGCAACAAGCGCTAGGAAATAAATTCCTAATACGACCCAGTCTAAATTTTCCAGTACCGATTGCGTGGCTAAAAAATTATTCCTCATAGTTTATGATTTTATTGGTTATATATATTGATTAATAATGTTCTCAAACAATTCTTGTTTTCCACTTTTTAAAGGAAGCTCACCATTTTCTTGAGCTATTTTATATAGGTCTTCTAGGTTTAAGTTCCCTTTTTCAAACTCTAAGCCTTTACCAGAATCGAAAGAACTGTAGCGTTCTGTTCTCAATGCCTCATAAGGAGAAGACGTCATGATTTTGTCGGCAATTAATAAGGCTCTAGCAAACGTATCGGCTCCACCAATATGCGCATGAAAAACATCTTCTAAGTCTGTTGAGTTTCTTCTTATTTTTGCATCAAAATTAACGCCACCACCTTGTAAACCACCAGCTTTTAAGAAAACTAACATAGCTTCTGTGGTTTCTTGGATGTTGTTAGGAAATTGATCTGTATCCCATCCGTTTTGATAATCCCCGCGGTTTGCATCTAAACTTCCTAGCATGCCTGCTTTTGCAGCAACTTCCAATTCGTGTTGGAAAGTATGTTGCGCCAAAGTAGCGTGATTAACTTCGATGTTGATTTTAAAATCTTTATCTAAACCATATTCTTTTAAGAAGCCTATAGCTGTAGCAGAATCAAAATCATATTGATGTTTAGAGGGCTCCATTGGTTTAGGCTCAATAAAAAAGTTCCCTTTAAATCCTTGCGCACGCGCATAATCTTTACACATATTTAAGAAACGTCCCATATGGTCTAATTCACGTCCCATATCTGTATTTAATAAAGACATGTAGCCTTCACGACCACCCCAGAACACATAGTTTTCGCCTCCTAAGGCAATGGTAGCATCTAAAGCTAATTTAATTTGACCACCAGCTCTGGCAACCACATTAAATTCTGGGTTTGTTGAAGCCCCATTCATATAGCGTGGGTTTGAGAAGCAGTTCGCTGTACCCCAAAGTAATTTTGTGCCTGAAACTGCTTGTTTTCCTTTTAAGTACTCTGTAATGGTTAGTAGTCTTTTTTCTGACTCTGCAAAAGTGGGGGCTTCTTGGATTAAGTCATAATCATGGAAACAGTAGTATCCAAATCCCATTTTAGTTATAAATTCAAAAGCTGCATCGGCTTTGTCTTTGGCAGCTTGGACAGGATCAGAAGATTGATCCCATTCAAAGTTTTGTGTTCCAGGGCCGAAAGGATCAGACCCTTGTCCGCAGAATGTATGCCAATATGCCACGGAAAACTTAAAATGCTCACGCATTGTTTTTCCTGCAACTACTTGATCTGGATTGTAGTATTTGAATGCTAATGGGTTATCAGATTCTTTTCCTTCAAATTTAATTTCGCCAATACCTTTGTAGTATTCTTTGTCGCCAAGTAAAATCATTATTATTATATTATAATTTATAGTTTATTTCTGTTCCGTTATAAGGAATTGTAATTTTATCACCGTTTTGTTTACCTATTATTGTAACATTGAAATTCCTTTTTGTTAGCATGTTATCAAATTCACCTTTTGTTGGACCTATTTTTAATGTTTGATCTTGTTTTGAATAGGAAATAGGAATTTGAGTGAATTTTCCATCCAGATAATTGTAATTATCATTCTCATCTTCATATAATAAAAATGTAGCATCTGTATCGGGATAAATTTTTAGCTCTATTTCTGTATTAGGTTTTTCGTTTGCGTATTGCATGATTTCTCCCATTGGTAATATGGAACCTCCTTTTATAAATAAAGGTATGGTTTCAATAGGGCATTCAGTTTCAATGGTTTGTCCGCCTTCATAAACTTCATTTGTCCAGAAATTATACCATTTCGATCCTTTGGGTAAGTATATGCTTCTTTTAGTTGCATTTTCTTCAAGAACAGGGCAAACCATGATACAATTTCCAAACATAAATTGATCATTGATCTCATGTACATTTTTATCATCCATAAAATCAAAAGCTAAAGCACGCATCATTGTATAGCCTTCTGTACTTACTTTATGGGAAATAGTATAGATATAAGGTAGGAGTTGGTATCTTAGATTTACGTATTTTTTAAGAATTTCTTGATTTTTAGTACCATACGACCATAATTCATTTTCTCCATCTCTCGTTTTAATTGGTTCTCTACGGCCGTGAGCCCTAAAGAAAGGCGTAAAGGTTCCGTATTGAAACCATCTGGTAAATACTTCTTGGTATTTTGGATCGTTGGGATCTCCGCCAAGATAACCGCCAATGTCTGTATTCCAATAAGGAATTCCTGTCATACAAAGATTTAACCCAGTAGGTATTTGCTCTTTTAAGGTTTTAAAATCTATGCCAATGTCACCAGACCATAAGATACTTCCAAATTTTTGTTGACCTAGAAAACCAGAACGTGTTAAGTTTACGATTCTGTTTTTAGCAGTTTCTCTCTGTCTTTCATAAACGTTTTTCATATCGAAATAAGAAAACAGATTTAAAAATTTTGCGGTGGGACCTAAGTAACATTGTGTTTTTTCAAATTTCTCAAGTTTTTCAGGTTCGGTAGCATCAAACCAAATACCATCAATGCCTTTATCTATATAGCTTTTTTTGACTAAATCGTAATATAATTGACCTGCTTCAGGATTAAAGGCATCATGAACTTGTCCGAACACTCCTAAATCAAGGTCGAGTAATAAGTCATCTTTTTTAAACAGTTTCCAATTGGGTATGTTCTTTTTTAAAGAAGGCCAGACTGAAGTAATAATTTTACAATGGTATTTATCATGTAATTCTTGTATCATTTCTTCAGGGTTAGGAAAATCAACTGGATCAAATATCATGGATCCAAATCCTGAGTCCCCCCAGTGCAGGTAGTCTAATATAATTACATCTAATGGAATATTGAGTTCACGTTGTTTTTTTACAACATCCATGAGTATCTCTCTATTTTTATATCGATTTCTACTTTGAACATAACCTAAAGCCCATTTAGGAACCATAGGAGCAGTACCTGTTAGGTCTCTTAGACCAGAAATGACATGATCTAAACGTGTTCCTTTTATGAAATAATATTGAATTTTATCACCAATTTCTGAAGCGATATATGTAGTGTCACTAGTGTCGTCAAAAGTTGAACGAGAATAATTGTCCCAATACAATCCATATCCTTTTGTTGAAAGGATAACAGGGACCGATATTTTTGTGTTTTGTTGATCTAATATAAATTTTTGACCTCTAATATTTAATGTGTTCTTGTTTTGTTGTCCTAAACCATAAAGAACTTCATTTTTTGAAAAACTAAAATTTTGCTTAATACTGTTTTGCTGCCCAACAATTTGGTTTTTAAATGGAGAAATTTCTTTTCCACTTTCGGTCAAAAGAACCGTTTTATTTTTATCGGTAAAATTAATAGCTCCATTTGCAAGGTTTAATTTTACAATCAAACTATCTGTACTTACTTCAAGATATTGGGATGTTTCTTTGATGTTAAAATCTACAGGTTTTTTTACAAATTCATTTACAATTAAACTTGGGATATTTAGGATAGAATCTGTTTTCCCAGTAGTAATTTTAATAATTGTTGGAGAAAGAACATTAATACTTGTTTTTATACCTTTTGGGAAGTTGTCTGTTTTTGAAAAATCTACAACAACACCATTATCATTATGTATTATTTTAGGCTTGTCACAACTATATGTTATGAATAGCAATGATAAAATAAATATGAAATTTTTGTTTTTAAAAATAATCATGGTTTTAATTAAAATTTGTTAACTTATTATCCAATTCTTTTTTCCAGTTATTATAGGCTTCCAAATAAGGTTCTTTGTTATTTAAAGGTGTATAGGTCATAACATGATCATTTTTTGTAATGTTAGCACCAAACGTTTTAAAATCACCATCAGTTAAGCCAGCAGCTCTTGCAGCACCTACAGAACCTGTTGTATTATAAATTTCTATCTCATGTCCGATTAAGGTTGCTACTGTATTTGAAAATATTTCTGAACGGAATAAATTGTCATTTCCAGCTCTAATCACATTAATTGTTGCATTGTCATTTTTCATAATTTCCATACCATAAACAAAGGAAAAAGCTATGCCCTCTAAAGCTGCACGGTATAAATGTCCGTTATTATGTTTGTTGAAATTTAGGTTACAATAATGAGAACCAATGTTTTTACTGTTTAGCATTCTTTCGGCACCATTTCCAAAAGGAATAACACAAACACCATCAGAACCAACAGGAATTTCATTGGCTTTGTTATTCATGTCTTCATAAGAATTACAAGCCAGATTATCCTTTAGCCAACGGTATTGGATACCAGCACCATTGATACACAATAATTTTCCCAGGGTAGGGGTTTCTTTTGTGTAGTTTACATGTGCAAAATGATTGATTCTCGAAGCTTCTTTTGATTTTAATGTGTTTGTAACGGCATAAACAACTCCAGAAGTTCCTCCGGTTGCTGCAACTTCACCATGATTGAATACATTTAGAGACAATGCATTGTTTGGTTGGTCGCCAGCTCTATAGTTTACAGAAACTCCAACAGGCAATCCGGTTTCTGCTGCTCCTTTTTCGTTTACGGTTCCCTGATTTGTGAAATTATCTACAATATTTGGCGTTAATGAAGGATCAATGCCGTAATGTTCCAATAAGAAGTTTGCTAATGAATCATTTTCATAGTCCCAAAGAATGCCTTCAGATAAACCATTTTTTGTAGTGTTTATAACACCTGTTAGTTTGTAAGCAATAAAATCTCCAGGTAACATATACTTGTAGATTTTTGAATACAATTCTGGTTCATTTTCACGAACCCATTTTAATTTAGATGCTGTAAAATTTCCAGGAGAGTTTAATAATTTTTCAGAGCAAAGGTTATGTCCTAAAGCATCGTATGCTTTATTGCCAATATCAATAGCTCTACTGTCGCACCAAATGATAGAATTACGTAAAGCAGTGCCTTGTTTGTCCACAACAACCAGACCGTGCATTTGGTAAGAAATTCCAATACCAGAAATTAAAGAAGCGTCGATATTAGCCTCTTTAATAACTTTTTTTGTAGCAATACATACATAATCCCACCACACATTTGGATCTTGTTCTGCCCAATCTGAATG from Flavivirga abyssicola includes the following:
- the xylA gene encoding xylose isomerase encodes the protein MILLGDKEYYKGIGEIKFEGKESDNPLAFKYYNPDQVVAGKTMREHFKFSVAYWHTFCGQGSDPFGPGTQNFEWDQSSDPVQAAKDKADAAFEFITKMGFGYYCFHDYDLIQEAPTFAESEKRLLTITEYLKGKQAVSGTKLLWGTANCFSNPRYMNGASTNPEFNVVARAGGQIKLALDATIALGGENYVFWGGREGYMSLLNTDMGRELDHMGRFLNMCKDYARAQGFKGNFFIEPKPMEPSKHQYDFDSATAIGFLKEYGLDKDFKINIEVNHATLAQHTFQHELEVAAKAGMLGSLDANRGDYQNGWDTDQFPNNIQETTEAMLVFLKAGGLQGGGVNFDAKIRRNSTDLEDVFHAHIGGADTFARALLIADKIMTSSPYEALRTERYSSFDSGKGLEFEKGNLNLEDLYKIAQENGELPLKSGKQELFENIINQYI
- a CDS encoding glycoside hydrolase family 31 protein, translated to MIIFKNKNFIFILSLLFITYSCDKPKIIHNDNGVVVDFSKTDNFPKGIKTSINVLSPTIIKITTGKTDSILNIPSLIVNEFVKKPVDFNIKETSQYLEVSTDSLIVKLNLANGAINFTDKNKTVLLTESGKEISPFKNQIVGQQNSIKQNFSFSKNEVLYGLGQQNKNTLNIRGQKFILDQQNTKISVPVILSTKGYGLYWDNYSRSTFDDTSDTTYIASEIGDKIQYYFIKGTRLDHVISGLRDLTGTAPMVPKWALGYVQSRNRYKNREILMDVVKKQRELNIPLDVIILDYLHWGDSGFGSMIFDPVDFPNPEEMIQELHDKYHCKIITSVWPSLKKNIPNWKLFKKDDLLLDLDLGVFGQVHDAFNPEAGQLYYDLVKKSYIDKGIDGIWFDATEPEKLEKFEKTQCYLGPTAKFLNLFSYFDMKNVYERQRETAKNRIVNLTRSGFLGQQKFGSILWSGDIGIDFKTLKEQIPTGLNLCMTGIPYWNTDIGGYLGGDPNDPKYQEVFTRWFQYGTFTPFFRAHGRREPIKTRDGENELWSYGTKNQEILKKYVNLRYQLLPYIYTISHKVSTEGYTMMRALAFDFMDDKNVHEINDQFMFGNCIMVCPVLEENATKRSIYLPKGSKWYNFWTNEVYEGGQTIETECPIETIPLFIKGGSILPMGEIMQYANEKPNTEIELKIYPDTDATFLLYEDENDNYNYLDGKFTQIPISYSKQDQTLKIGPTKGEFDNMLTKRNFNVTIIGKQNGDKITIPYNGTEINYKL
- a CDS encoding xylulokinase, producing the protein MYYIGYDLGSSSVKVAIVNAKTGEKLSTLHEPQNEMEIIAIHSDWAEQDPNVWWDYVCIATKKVIKEANIDASLISGIGISYQMHGLVVVDKQGTALRNSIIWCDSRAIDIGNKAYDALGHNLCSEKLLNSPGNFTASKLKWVRENEPELYSKIYKYMLPGDFIAYKLTGVINTTKNGLSEGILWDYENDSLANFLLEHYGIDPSLTPNIVDNFTNQGTVNEKGAAETGLPVGVSVNYRAGDQPNNALSLNVFNHGEVAATGGTSGVVYAVTNTLKSKEASRINHFAHVNYTKETPTLGKLLCINGAGIQYRWLKDNLACNSYEDMNNKANEIPVGSDGVCVIPFGNGAERMLNSKNIGSHYCNLNFNKHNNGHLYRAALEGIAFSFVYGMEIMKNDNATINVIRAGNDNLFRSEIFSNTVATLIGHEIEIYNTTGSVGAARAAGLTDGDFKTFGANITKNDHVMTYTPLNNKEPYLEAYNNWKKELDNKLTNFN